Proteins encoded within one genomic window of Granulicella pectinivorans:
- a CDS encoding PadR family transcriptional regulator has translation MPVEIKLSHTAAMILQTISAGTVYGFGIMERTGLPSGTVYPALRRLERDALIRSEWEKQAIADKEMRPPRKFYKMTPAGKTTLTAMMKRYPLLERLGAMDEVKAL, from the coding sequence ATGCCGGTCGAGATCAAACTCTCCCATACCGCGGCCATGATTCTGCAGACCATCTCTGCAGGAACCGTCTATGGTTTCGGCATCATGGAACGCACCGGGCTGCCCAGCGGAACCGTCTACCCGGCGCTTCGCCGCCTGGAGCGCGACGCCCTCATCCGCTCCGAGTGGGAGAAGCAGGCAATCGCCGACAAGGAGATGCGCCCGCCCCGCAAGTTCTACAAGATGACCCCCGCCGGCAAAACGACCCTCACCGCCATGATGAAGCGCTACCCGCTGCTGGAGCGGCTCGGCGCGATGGACGAGGTGAAGGCCCTATGA
- a CDS encoding ABC transporter permease, protein MTLLGYRMALRAVGLAVPRTLRSEWIAEWDSELWYMAASATQVEIASFCWGAVEDARSLRAMHPVRPVRAAGSARTCVAWVGAVAVLCFAIAQSIPAVKLASSSPVYRSATDAVAISPADHQAGPVVPMSLVRSWQRRKQHLFREFAVYAPTVRAIHLQAGTTRPLALARASANILTLLGVPVALAQETRGGQPVLMLSETAWRTDFGSDTSLLGETVNVGTQRVQIGGIVPDEAAPAGKLDGWILLPDTASWPDATPVHLIGRLDPSRSMLSSAWELTVPGPDGDVLYDCRMLPALKADIWKMYLFAAFLALLALPATTSLSLGEYAARPVNLPWVAAVRRWLFLAAKIGCAMPAIYCASLIAAYGLRSASPYTPQYIQLVTTFGMTLFALRWALRDQRRRCPVCLGKLTCPARVGEPSRNFLAFNGTELICAGGHGFLHVPEMATSWFSTQRWLHLDPSWSGLFLSPAKAMDL, encoded by the coding sequence ATGACCCTGCTCGGCTACCGGATGGCGCTCCGTGCGGTGGGCCTCGCGGTGCCGCGCACGTTGCGCAGCGAGTGGATCGCAGAATGGGATTCCGAGCTCTGGTACATGGCCGCCTCCGCCACGCAAGTGGAGATCGCCTCCTTCTGCTGGGGAGCCGTCGAGGACGCCCGTTCGCTCCGCGCGATGCATCCTGTCAGGCCCGTCCGTGCCGCCGGTTCGGCGAGGACATGTGTCGCCTGGGTTGGAGCCGTGGCGGTCCTCTGCTTTGCGATCGCCCAGTCCATCCCGGCGGTCAAACTGGCCAGCAGCTCTCCGGTCTATCGCAGCGCCACCGACGCAGTCGCCATCTCGCCCGCCGACCACCAGGCCGGCCCCGTGGTCCCGATGAGCCTGGTGCGATCCTGGCAGCGGCGCAAACAACATCTCTTCCGCGAGTTCGCCGTCTACGCTCCCACGGTCCGCGCCATCCACCTCCAGGCCGGAACCACGCGTCCCCTGGCTCTGGCCCGGGCCAGCGCGAACATCCTCACCCTGCTCGGCGTCCCCGTCGCGCTGGCACAGGAGACGCGCGGCGGCCAGCCCGTCCTGATGCTCAGCGAGACCGCATGGCGCACGGACTTCGGCAGCGACACCAGCCTTCTCGGCGAGACCGTCAACGTCGGAACCCAGCGGGTACAGATCGGCGGCATCGTCCCCGACGAGGCCGCTCCGGCCGGCAAGCTCGATGGCTGGATCCTTCTGCCCGACACCGCCTCATGGCCGGACGCAACGCCCGTCCATCTCATCGGACGCCTCGATCCCAGCCGCAGCATGCTCTCTTCGGCCTGGGAGCTGACCGTGCCCGGCCCGGATGGCGACGTCCTCTACGACTGCCGCATGCTGCCCGCCCTGAAAGCCGACATCTGGAAGATGTACCTCTTCGCCGCGTTCCTCGCGCTTCTGGCCCTGCCCGCCACCACCTCCCTCTCGCTCGGCGAGTATGCCGCCCGCCCGGTGAATCTTCCCTGGGTCGCCGCGGTGCGCCGCTGGCTCTTTCTCGCGGCCAAGATCGGCTGCGCCATGCCGGCGATCTACTGTGCCAGCCTCATCGCGGCCTATGGCCTGCGCTCCGCCAGCCCGTACACGCCGCAGTACATCCAGTTGGTGACCACGTTCGGCATGACCCTCTTCGCGCTGCGCTGGGCCCTCCGCGACCAGCGCCGGCGCTGCCCGGTCTGTCTCGGCAAACTCACCTGCCCCGCGCGCGTCGGCGAGCCCTCACGCAACTTCCTCGCCTTCAACGGCACGGAGCTCATCTGCGCCGGCGGCCACGGCTTCCTGCACGTCCCCGAGATGGCCACCAGTTGGTTCAGTACCCAGCGCTGGCTGCACCTCGATCCCTCCTGGAGCGGCCTCTTCCTCAGCCCCGCGAAGGCCATGGATCTCTAG
- a CDS encoding EAL domain-containing protein, translating into MALLDRLIDGSLPFVFHYQPIVDLRRATVVGYEALVRFPPEIGLAPDVCFQAAGLCGRRMDLEEAVLTRSLAARCNLPPNCFLSINLSPTFLLTPRWDAVLAATGSLAGVVIEITEQDRVEDYDRIRPKIDLIRAQQGWVAVDDAGSGYASLKHIMELKPDFVKLDRFFVGNCHAENSKTTLIQMIGHATDRLDAWIVAEGVETPDELDELLRLEVPLAQGFFLGRPKPDMLPLPVEVTAILRERARVLEHHGSLLAHADRCVIAATRDEAERIIQNADEPDFAVVLDEFQRALFLLEVHPLLGVREVKDFMRVQLSNDARTILQRALTRPATHHFDPIVVLDEQGGFQAVVRIDRLMRSVLDARDY; encoded by the coding sequence GTGGCGCTTCTCGACCGTCTGATCGACGGTTCGCTCCCGTTCGTGTTCCACTACCAGCCGATCGTCGATTTGCGGCGCGCCACGGTGGTAGGGTACGAGGCGCTGGTGCGGTTTCCGCCGGAGATTGGGCTTGCCCCCGATGTCTGTTTCCAGGCAGCGGGGCTGTGCGGACGCCGCATGGATCTCGAGGAGGCCGTGCTGACGCGTTCGCTGGCGGCGCGATGCAATCTTCCGCCGAACTGCTTTCTGAGCATCAATCTGAGCCCAACCTTTCTGCTGACGCCGCGCTGGGACGCGGTGCTTGCGGCAACGGGTTCGCTGGCGGGCGTGGTGATCGAGATTACGGAGCAGGACCGGGTGGAGGACTACGACCGGATTCGTCCGAAGATCGACCTGATCCGCGCCCAGCAGGGATGGGTCGCGGTGGACGATGCGGGCTCGGGGTACGCGTCGCTGAAGCACATCATGGAGCTGAAGCCGGACTTTGTGAAGCTGGACCGGTTCTTCGTGGGGAACTGCCATGCGGAGAACTCGAAGACGACGCTGATCCAGATGATCGGGCATGCGACGGACCGGCTGGACGCATGGATTGTGGCCGAGGGCGTGGAGACGCCGGATGAGTTGGATGAACTGTTGCGGCTGGAGGTTCCGCTCGCGCAGGGGTTCTTCCTGGGGCGACCCAAGCCCGATATGCTTCCGCTTCCGGTTGAAGTCACGGCGATTCTGCGGGAACGCGCGCGGGTGCTGGAGCATCATGGAAGCCTGCTGGCGCACGCGGACCGGTGCGTCATTGCCGCGACCCGCGACGAGGCGGAGAGGATTATCCAGAACGCGGACGAGCCGGATTTTGCCGTCGTCCTCGACGAGTTTCAGCGAGCTCTTTTCCTGCTGGAGGTTCACCCTCTGCTTGGTGTGCGCGAGGTGAAGGATTTTATGCGGGTGCAGCTTTCGAACGACGCCAGGACGATTCTGCAGCGCGCCCTGACGCGCCCGGCGACGCATCATTTCGACCCGATCGTCGTGCTCGATGAGCAGGGGGGCTTTCAGGCTGTGGTTCGGATCGACCGGCTGATGCGCAGCGTTCTCGACGCCCGGGATTACTGA
- a CDS encoding DUF1059 domain-containing protein, with product MKQFSCGDVVPGCTAKFTYETQEEILEAVAVHAEDAHGIKEVTPDLISLITARIQEVRFA from the coding sequence ATGAAGCAATTCTCCTGCGGAGATGTTGTTCCCGGTTGCACGGCAAAGTTTACCTACGAGACGCAGGAGGAGATTCTGGAGGCGGTCGCGGTTCACGCGGAGGATGCCCATGGAATCAAAGAGGTCACGCCAGACCTGATCTCCCTGATCACCGCCCGTATACAAGAAGTTCGGTTTGCATAG
- a CDS encoding phosphoketolase family protein, which produces MTTPQTPAVLTPEELRLTHAYWRACNYLCAGMLYLRENPLLREPLKPEHIKNRLLGHWGSDPGQSFIWVHLNRLIKKYNLDLIYLSGPGHGAPATLSNCYLEGVYSEVYPSITQDVEGLQKFFKQFSFPGGIGSHCTPETPGSIHEGGELGYSLSHGFGAAFDNPDLIVTVCVGDGEAETGPLATSWHANKFLNPITDGAVLPILHLNGYKIANPTILARISAEELEQLFLGYGWTPHVIEGDDPEVMHQKMAALTEQCILDIQAIQAKARAGGEPVERPRWPMIIMRTPKGWTAPKEIDGHKLEGSWRAHQMPILDPVTNPAHMALLEGWLRSYKPEELFDENGTLLAEIRALAPEGTSRISGNPHANGGLLRKPLSMPDFRDYALDVKKPGQVEVSSTATIAKFLCDVMRQNMTSFRVFGPDETASNKLDGIYPGSHGKTWVNATLPEDADGGYLSPEGRVMEMLSEHTLEGWFEGYVLTGRHGFLSSYEAFIHIIDSMFNQHAKWLEKSKLELRWRASISSVNLLISSLVWRQDHNGFTHQDPGFLDLVTNKSPEITRIYLPPDANCLLSVTDHILRSTDYVNVVVADKAPHLQYLTMDQAIKHCTKGIGIWDFASSDAGHEPDVVVACAGDIPTSEALAAVAILREHCKDLKIRFVNVVDLFRLMPERQHPHGLSDHEFDSLFTKDKPVIFNFHAYPTLIHKLTYRRTNHDNIHVRGYNEKGNINTPLELAILNKVDRYHIAMDVIDRVPSLQVSAAHLKEWLTDQMIDAVNYAHQEGIDRKEIREWKWPL; this is translated from the coding sequence ATGACGACTCCCCAGACGCCTGCCGTACTCACTCCTGAAGAGCTTCGCCTGACCCATGCTTACTGGCGCGCGTGCAACTATCTCTGCGCGGGCATGCTGTATCTGCGGGAGAATCCGCTGCTGCGCGAGCCGCTGAAGCCGGAGCACATCAAGAATAGGCTGCTTGGGCACTGGGGATCGGACCCCGGGCAGAGCTTTATCTGGGTGCATCTGAACCGGCTGATCAAGAAGTACAACCTCGATCTGATCTATCTGTCGGGGCCTGGGCATGGGGCGCCGGCGACTTTGTCGAACTGCTATCTGGAGGGCGTTTACTCGGAGGTGTATCCGAGCATCACGCAGGACGTTGAGGGCTTGCAGAAGTTTTTCAAGCAGTTCTCGTTTCCGGGTGGGATTGGAAGCCACTGCACGCCGGAGACGCCGGGGTCGATCCACGAGGGTGGCGAACTGGGGTACTCGCTGTCGCATGGGTTTGGCGCGGCGTTCGACAATCCGGACCTGATCGTGACGGTCTGCGTGGGCGATGGCGAGGCGGAGACGGGGCCGCTCGCGACCTCGTGGCACGCGAACAAGTTTCTGAACCCGATTACGGATGGCGCGGTGCTGCCCATCCTGCATTTGAACGGGTACAAGATCGCGAACCCGACGATTCTTGCGCGCATCTCGGCCGAGGAGCTGGAGCAGTTGTTCCTTGGATACGGCTGGACGCCGCACGTCATTGAGGGCGACGACCCGGAGGTGATGCACCAGAAGATGGCTGCGCTGACCGAGCAGTGCATCCTCGACATCCAGGCGATCCAGGCGAAGGCGCGTGCGGGCGGCGAGCCTGTGGAGAGGCCGCGGTGGCCGATGATTATCATGCGCACGCCCAAGGGCTGGACGGCGCCGAAGGAGATTGACGGGCACAAGCTTGAAGGCTCGTGGCGCGCGCACCAGATGCCGATTCTCGATCCGGTCACCAATCCGGCGCACATGGCGCTGCTGGAAGGGTGGCTGCGCAGCTATAAGCCGGAGGAGCTGTTCGATGAAAACGGGACGCTGCTTGCGGAGATTCGGGCGCTGGCTCCGGAGGGGACGAGCCGCATCTCGGGCAATCCGCATGCGAACGGCGGGCTGTTGCGCAAGCCGCTCTCCATGCCTGACTTCCGCGACTACGCACTGGACGTGAAGAAGCCGGGGCAGGTCGAAGTCTCCTCGACGGCGACGATCGCGAAGTTTCTCTGCGACGTGATGCGGCAGAATATGACGAGCTTCCGGGTGTTCGGCCCGGATGAGACGGCTTCGAACAAGCTGGACGGGATCTACCCGGGATCGCATGGCAAGACGTGGGTGAACGCCACGCTGCCCGAGGATGCGGACGGGGGGTATCTCTCACCGGAGGGGCGCGTGATGGAGATGCTCTCGGAGCACACGCTCGAGGGCTGGTTCGAGGGCTACGTGCTGACGGGGCGGCATGGGTTTCTTTCGTCGTATGAGGCGTTCATCCACATCATCGATTCGATGTTCAACCAGCATGCGAAGTGGCTGGAGAAGTCGAAGCTGGAGCTGCGGTGGCGGGCTTCGATCTCGTCGGTCAATCTGCTGATCAGTTCGCTGGTCTGGCGGCAGGATCATAACGGATTCACTCACCAGGATCCGGGATTCCTGGATCTGGTGACGAACAAGAGCCCGGAGATTACGCGCATCTATCTTCCACCCGACGCGAACTGCCTGTTGTCGGTGACGGATCATATTCTGCGGTCGACGGATTATGTGAACGTCGTGGTGGCGGACAAGGCACCGCATCTGCAGTACCTGACGATGGACCAGGCGATCAAGCACTGCACCAAGGGCATCGGGATCTGGGATTTTGCGTCTTCGGACGCGGGGCACGAGCCGGATGTGGTGGTGGCGTGCGCGGGGGACATTCCCACGTCCGAGGCGCTGGCTGCCGTGGCGATTCTGCGGGAGCACTGCAAGGACCTGAAGATCCGGTTCGTCAATGTCGTCGACCTGTTCCGGCTGATGCCCGAGAGGCAGCATCCGCATGGGTTGAGCGATCACGAGTTCGATTCGCTGTTCACCAAGGACAAGCCAGTCATCTTCAACTTCCATGCGTATCCGACGCTGATCCACAAGCTGACCTACCGGCGGACGAACCACGACAACATCCATGTGCGCGGGTACAACGAGAAGGGCAACATCAATACGCCGCTGGAGCTGGCGATCCTGAACAAGGTGGATCGTTATCACATTGCGATGGACGTGATCGACCGCGTGCCGAGCTTGCAGGTGTCGGCGGCGCACCTGAAGGAGTGGCTGACGGACCAGATGATCGATGCAGTGAACTATGCGCACCAGGAGGGAATCGACCGGAAGGAGATTCGTGAGTGGAAGTGGCCTTTATAG
- a CDS encoding acetate/propionate family kinase — MRVLVLNGGSSSIKFSVYETAVGDPRLLVDGELSNAGMPGQTLVVGGDPVPASSGPPMEQVLAAVPSEPPIDAVGYRVVHPGPKIRDHVRITAAVLEELTQAIAFAPLHDPAVIEMIHAGMARYPALPHYACFDTVFHQTMPVETTTYPIPLAWRDKGVHRYGFHGLSCESVVYQLRAVAGLSFPKRMVIAHLGSGCSVTAVVEGKSVDTSMGLTPTGGVLMGTRPGDLDPGLVFYLLRQPGATVDSVERMLNHDSGLMALGGINDMRRLRAAKDAASHLAIAIFVQSVRRAIGGMVALHGLDALVFTGGIGEHDAKTRWALGNGFSHSALIDTEIEFAANELPAKGLRKVSDEDSPYSVFVVPAEEDLMIALHVQRMASNGW, encoded by the coding sequence ATGCGTGTCCTCGTCCTGAACGGTGGGTCTTCGTCGATCAAGTTCTCGGTGTATGAGACGGCGGTGGGCGATCCACGGCTGTTGGTGGATGGAGAGCTGAGCAACGCCGGGATGCCCGGGCAGACGCTTGTGGTGGGGGGCGATCCTGTTCCGGCTTCGTCTGGCCCGCCGATGGAGCAGGTGCTGGCCGCGGTTCCTTCGGAGCCGCCGATCGATGCGGTGGGGTATCGGGTGGTGCATCCGGGGCCGAAGATCCGCGACCATGTGCGGATTACGGCGGCGGTGCTGGAGGAGTTGACGCAGGCGATTGCGTTTGCGCCGCTGCATGATCCGGCGGTCATCGAGATGATACATGCGGGAATGGCGCGCTATCCGGCGCTGCCGCACTACGCTTGTTTCGACACGGTGTTCCACCAGACGATGCCGGTGGAGACTACGACGTATCCGATTCCGCTGGCGTGGCGGGACAAGGGCGTTCATCGCTATGGGTTTCATGGGCTGAGCTGCGAGTCGGTGGTGTATCAACTGCGGGCGGTGGCGGGGCTGAGCTTTCCGAAGAGGATGGTGATCGCGCACCTGGGTTCGGGATGCAGTGTGACGGCGGTGGTGGAGGGGAAGTCGGTCGATACGTCGATGGGGCTGACCCCCACGGGCGGTGTGTTGATGGGAACGCGGCCGGGCGATCTCGATCCGGGGCTGGTGTTTTATCTGCTGCGGCAGCCGGGGGCCACGGTGGATTCGGTGGAGCGGATGCTGAACCATGACTCCGGACTGATGGCGCTGGGCGGTATCAACGACATGCGGAGGCTGCGTGCGGCGAAGGATGCGGCGTCGCATTTGGCGATTGCGATCTTCGTGCAGAGCGTGCGGCGGGCGATCGGCGGGATGGTGGCGCTGCATGGGCTGGATGCGCTTGTGTTTACCGGGGGGATTGGGGAGCACGATGCGAAGACGCGGTGGGCCTTAGGCAATGGCTTCAGTCACTCTGCGCTGATCGATACCGAGATTGAGTTTGCGGCGAATGAGCTGCCGGCGAAGGGCCTGCGCAAGGTCAGCGATGAGGATTCGCCGTATAGCGTGTTTGTCGTCCCGGCGGAGGAGGATCTGATGATCGCCCTGCATGTCCAACGAATGGCATCCAATGGTTGGTGA